AGAAATTAGTAAAACACTTGACTATAGATAAAAACTCGTCCGCCCGTAGCCGAAATCAACAATTCTAAGTCTCGAATTGCTGAATTTAATAAATAGTATGAAAGGACATCGGCGAATTCGTCGATGTCCTTTTTGAATTAACGATTATTTGAAACGATCTTGAACCCTTCCTTTTCGTCTATCACGTCGTAGCAGGAAACCTGCAAAGAAGGCAAGACCTGCACCGAACATGAGGAAGCCCACCGTGAATTGTAGCCAGATGAAAGGAAATGGAGCAAATTGGATTCCGAAAAGTGAATCACGCATGAGCTTAATACCGCCTGCTGTGATAAGAATAGGAATCAGAAGTACGATGAATGCCGCCATACGAGCCATAATATCAATCTCCTTACCAAATATAATTTTACCTGCTCAACAATTATTGTCAAGAACAGAACAATCGTGTATTATGAATATAGATTTGCAAAAGATTGCATGGTGCAAAAAGGAGAATGAATATCCTTGCAAAATGTACTCATTGTTGGAGCGGGATCCGGGGGCACGAAAATACTGAACCTGCTCTTGAACTCAAATTTCATGAATGTGTCGGCAATTGTCGATATTGATGAACAGGCACCAGGACTTGTAATCGCCAAGAAACTAGGAATCTCGTATGGCTCCGATTGGAAGCTTTTCTTGACTGATGAAGTCCAAATTGTTTTTGATGTATCTGGAGACAAAGCAGTTTTTGATGAATTGATGAAGAGCATCCACATGAATACGGTATTAATTCCCGGATCTGTCGCGAATCTACTCGTAGGACTATTGAATGAAAATGATCAATACATCCGTAAGATACAAACGGAAATGGATAGGCAGCGTCTCATATTTAATTCAATTGATGAAGGCATGATTGGTATCGATCATAAAGGGATTATTGATTTTATTAATGAAAGCGCTTGCATGATGTTAGAAGTTTCTGATTTCGACGCAATCGGCAAATCGATTACTGACATTATCCCAGACAGTAAATTGGTCAGAGTACTTTCGTCCGGACGCTCCGAAGTAAATGAAGAGTTGATTCTGCGCAACGGAGTGAAAATTGTAAGTTCCCGTTATCCGCTCATTTCCACGGAGGGAAAGACATTTGGTGCATTTGCAATATTTAAAGATGTGTCCGAGGTTGTCAAGCTCGCAGAGGAAATAACTGATTTGAAATCAGTGAAAACGATGCTGGAAGCGATCATTCAATCTAGTGACGACGCAATTTCGGTTGTTGACGAAAAAGGGAATGGCATACTTGTCAATCCGGCGTACACTCGGATAACAGGCTTATCTGAAGACGAAGTGATCGGGAAACCGGCGTCTGTCGACATCAATGAAGGCGAAAGCATTCATATGAAAGTATTGCAAACAAAAAAGCCAGTCAGAGGCGTGAATATGAGGATTGGGGAAGATAATCGGGATGTCATCGTAAACGTGGCTCCTATTATTGTAAATCAGGAAGTGAAGGGAAGTATTGGTGTCATTCACGATATCACTGAAATGCGAAGCCTTATGAAGGAACTTGATTGGGCAAGACAAACAATCCGAAAATTGGAGTCGACTTGTACATTCGACGATATCCATGGCAGCTCCTCTGAGATCAATCTTGCTATCGATCAGGCAAAGGTTGCATCGAAATCGGATATTCCGGTCTTACTACGAGGGGAAGCAGGCTCAGGGAAAGAATTGTTTGCGAATGCGATTCATAGCGGTAGTGACAGGAAGTCAAGTAAGTTCATCCGTTTGAATTGTGCGGCAATTGATCCTTTTGTAATAGAGAAAGAAATCTTCGGGGATAACGTAACTCATGACACAGGTGCTACATTCAGGGCGGGATTATTGGAGGAAGCAGGTAAAGGGACTCTTTTTTTGGACGAAGTGACCAATTTGCCATTAGCCGTCCAATCAAGACTCCTTGATTACCTACAACTTTCAATGACCAATAGGAGAAGTGAGGCATCGACTGAGACAGCTCGAATTATTGTGGCTTCTACAAAAAACCTTGAAAAGTCAATTCATGAAGGTACGTTTAATGTGGATTTGTATTACATGCTCAATCGGTTGTCGATTCAAATACCTTCATTACGAACGAGGAAATCGGATATTCCGGAAGTCGCACTTCAGCTATTGAAGAAGCTGAATCAGGAGTTTGGCATGAATGTAGAAAGCATTTCTGAAGAAGCTATGCAAAGGCTGCAAAAATATGAATGGCCAGGAAATGTACGGGAACTTGAAAATGTCTTAAGCCGAGCAATGATTTTTATAAAGCATGGAACAGCTGTCATAGGGGAAGAAGATATAAGAAGGTCCCTTTCCACAAATGAGGTTAAAGCCGGGGAAGTTGCCATTCCCGAAATCAGTACACTGGCCACAGTTATGGATGATTACGAACGAACCGTACTTGAAAAGGCTTTGGCTGAACATGACGGGAACAAGTCATTGACAGCAAACCGTCTTGGCATTTCATTGCGTTCCTTATATTATAAATTGGAGAAATACAAACTCATCTGAAGGAGGCTGCTCATATGTCGACGCTGGATGCTTTAGTCGAAAGAACGGCTTCTTCTGGTACACGGGTCGTATCCGTTGCATGCGCCGCCGATTCGGCAGTGTTAGAAGCAGTGGAAATGTCGGTCATGAAAGGAATTGCATCCTTTCTTTTATTTGATAATGAAGAAAGGTTGCGACTGGCGATTAAAGACCATTTTCCAGAACTGTACGGACATCCTTACATCACCCTAATCCATACTGACAGCAACGAAGAAGCGGCGGAAAAATCCGTACGTGCCGTTTCAAGCGGGGATGCACAAGTGCTAATGAAAGGCAACTTGCCGACTGCACTTATTCTGAAAGCCGTATTGAACGGAGAATATGGGTTACGGACCGGAAAAATCCTCTCCCATGTAGCGGCTTTTGAAGTGGAAGGCTATGACAGGTTGCTTTTCGTCACGGATGCTGGCATGAACATTGCGCCCACTTTGGAAGAGAAAGCCCAAATTATCCGGAATT
The sequence above is drawn from the Sporosarcina luteola genome and encodes:
- a CDS encoding DUF2627 domain-containing protein, translating into MARMAAFIVLLIPILITAGGIKLMRDSLFGIQFAPFPFIWLQFTVGFLMFGAGLAFFAGFLLRRDRRKGRVQDRFK
- a CDS encoding sigma 54-interacting transcriptional regulator, with translation MQNVLIVGAGSGGTKILNLLLNSNFMNVSAIVDIDEQAPGLVIAKKLGISYGSDWKLFLTDEVQIVFDVSGDKAVFDELMKSIHMNTVLIPGSVANLLVGLLNENDQYIRKIQTEMDRQRLIFNSIDEGMIGIDHKGIIDFINESACMMLEVSDFDAIGKSITDIIPDSKLVRVLSSGRSEVNEELILRNGVKIVSSRYPLISTEGKTFGAFAIFKDVSEVVKLAEEITDLKSVKTMLEAIIQSSDDAISVVDEKGNGILVNPAYTRITGLSEDEVIGKPASVDINEGESIHMKVLQTKKPVRGVNMRIGEDNRDVIVNVAPIIVNQEVKGSIGVIHDITEMRSLMKELDWARQTIRKLESTCTFDDIHGSSSEINLAIDQAKVASKSDIPVLLRGEAGSGKELFANAIHSGSDRKSSKFIRLNCAAIDPFVIEKEIFGDNVTHDTGATFRAGLLEEAGKGTLFLDEVTNLPLAVQSRLLDYLQLSMTNRRSEASTETARIIVASTKNLEKSIHEGTFNVDLYYMLNRLSIQIPSLRTRKSDIPEVALQLLKKLNQEFGMNVESISEEAMQRLQKYEWPGNVRELENVLSRAMIFIKHGTAVIGEEDIRRSLSTNEVKAGEVAIPEISTLATVMDDYERTVLEKALAEHDGNKSLTANRLGISLRSLYYKLEKYKLI
- the yqiS gene encoding phosphate butyryltransferase, with amino-acid sequence MSTLDALVERTASSGTRVVSVACAADSAVLEAVEMSVMKGIASFLLFDNEERLRLAIKDHFPELYGHPYITLIHTDSNEEAAEKSVRAVSSGDAQVLMKGNLPTALILKAVLNGEYGLRTGKILSHVAAFEVEGYDRLLFVTDAGMNIAPTLEEKAQIIRNSVAAARACGVKTPIVAPLAAIETINPVMTPTTDAASLVVMNQRGQIKDCIIDGPLALDNAVSIESAKHKGITSETAGLADILVVPSIEAGNILYKSLMYFAKAKVGGIIQGASAPIVLTSRSDSAESKLYSLALAIQASKN